The Solibacillus sp. FSL W7-1436 genome window below encodes:
- a CDS encoding S-layer homology domain-containing protein, which yields MKTTKSLFIAVLMMFALIFSTPQFASAAQSTNDSYPLSTGVTYSNYTHKGSKTSIVNHLEVDLTDSFTKIGLGLPSPVNTLMTTTQHANSHTKEGNRVVGAINSNFYNMGDGYPLYLISQYNTIVTPSVISDSSSNYVSQPIAFGITKDGFGEIAYYNSKISVTYNGQTNEVNGLNVKRGTDEAIVYTPQNHSSMTPNNGKGMEFIVETDNTIGATKFGQTLTGKVTAIRGYDDETKTKIPRNGFVLSFNGSAWGDKYRGIKVGEEISVNFGIDDRWMDAQFMMASGPLLVLDGKKNLTINESSSRAREVAPRTAIAISKDKKKVHLITVDGRINSSAGMTLPQFADYLVSLGFDRAINLDGGGSTTMGIRKYGSNTVVLANTPSGGTQRRVSAIIEAISTAPTTNAPKYIQVNRDKVGTLLVGATVKLTPNYVLDEYYNPLAVNANDFVVTPQNNTVSVNGLSYTAVAPGSERITVSNEGATQTISFNVVDAPAGLSISGVSGAIEPNASLQLKANVTGANNETLIYDDSQIKWTIDGDIGTVSSSGLFKSNGKEGTARVTATLGTKSVSKEIVVKSVEKPLFKDISVNNVYKTEIQYLVDNNLINGYPDGTFKPEIALNRGQAAVLLTRALGLSTKDVPNPGFSDLSTKSTYYGAVAAIVQAGIMSGTGDGKYEPGKPLTRAQMAKILVEAYKLTGTTSTKFKDVSTKHWAYDYIHTLAANEITTGYEDNTYKPSQEVSRVHFSLFLYRTITQNK from the coding sequence ATGAAAACAACTAAATCACTATTTATAGCAGTGCTCATGATGTTTGCACTTATTTTCAGTACACCGCAATTTGCAAGTGCAGCACAATCGACAAATGACTCATACCCGCTTTCGACAGGGGTAACATATTCAAACTATACCCATAAAGGATCTAAAACAAGTATCGTTAATCATTTAGAAGTCGACTTAACAGATTCTTTCACAAAGATCGGCTTAGGTTTACCATCTCCGGTTAATACGCTTATGACAACAACGCAGCACGCGAACAGTCATACGAAGGAAGGAAACCGAGTAGTCGGGGCAATCAACTCAAACTTCTACAATATGGGGGATGGCTATCCTTTATATTTAATTTCTCAATATAATACAATCGTTACACCAAGCGTTATTTCAGACTCAAGCTCGAACTATGTGAGCCAGCCGATCGCATTCGGTATTACAAAGGACGGATTTGGAGAGATCGCTTACTACAATAGTAAGATTAGCGTTACATATAACGGTCAAACGAATGAAGTAAATGGTCTTAATGTAAAGCGCGGAACTGATGAGGCAATTGTTTATACACCGCAAAACCATAGTTCTATGACGCCGAACAACGGAAAAGGTATGGAATTTATCGTTGAAACTGACAACACAATCGGTGCAACGAAATTCGGACAAACTTTAACAGGTAAAGTAACTGCAATCCGCGGTTATGATGATGAAACAAAAACGAAAATTCCGCGTAACGGTTTCGTGCTTTCTTTTAACGGATCAGCATGGGGCGATAAATACCGTGGAATTAAAGTCGGCGAAGAAATTTCAGTAAACTTTGGTATTGATGATCGTTGGATGGATGCACAGTTTATGATGGCAAGTGGTCCATTATTAGTATTGGACGGCAAAAAAAATCTGACAATCAATGAATCAAGCTCACGTGCTAGAGAAGTTGCACCACGTACAGCGATTGCGATCAGCAAAGATAAGAAAAAAGTACACTTAATTACAGTGGACGGTCGTATTAACTCAAGTGCAGGTATGACGTTACCACAGTTTGCGGATTATCTGGTAAGCCTTGGCTTTGACCGTGCGATTAATTTAGATGGCGGCGGTTCAACAACAATGGGTATCCGTAAATACGGCAGCAACACGGTCGTTTTAGCCAATACACCATCTGGTGGTACGCAACGTCGCGTTTCTGCAATTATTGAAGCAATCAGTACAGCACCAACAACAAATGCACCAAAATATATTCAAGTAAATCGTGATAAAGTAGGTACATTATTAGTCGGTGCAACAGTGAAACTTACACCAAACTACGTATTGGACGAGTATTATAACCCATTGGCAGTAAATGCAAATGACTTTGTAGTAACACCGCAAAATAATACAGTGTCAGTTAACGGCTTAAGCTATACAGCTGTAGCACCTGGTTCTGAACGTATAACAGTTTCAAATGAAGGTGCAACACAAACAATCAGCTTCAATGTAGTGGATGCACCGGCTGGACTTTCGATTTCAGGAGTATCAGGTGCAATTGAACCAAATGCATCGCTTCAATTAAAAGCAAATGTAACAGGGGCAAATAATGAAACACTCATTTATGATGATTCACAAATTAAATGGACTATTGATGGAGACATCGGTACAGTATCCAGCTCAGGTCTTTTCAAATCGAATGGTAAAGAAGGTACTGCCCGTGTAACGGCGACATTAGGAACAAAATCCGTTTCTAAGGAAATCGTTGTAAAGTCAGTGGAAAAACCATTATTCAAAGATATTTCTGTAAACAATGTTTATAAAACAGAAATTCAATATTTAGTTGATAATAACCTGATCAACGGGTATCCGGATGGTACATTCAAACCGGAAATAGCATTAAACCGTGGTCAAGCGGCTGTATTGCTAACTCGTGCATTAGGATTATCTACAAAAGATGTGCCAAACCCTGGATTTAGCGATCTATCAACAAAGAGCACATATTATGGTGCAGTTGCTGCGATTGTGCAGGCAGGCATCATGAGCGGTACTGGTGACGGCAAATACGAACCGGGCAAACCATTAACTCGTGCTCAAATGGCGAAAATTCTAGTTGAAGCATATAAGTTAACGGGTACTACTTCTACGAAATTTAAAGATGTAAGTACAAAGCACTGGGCATACGATTACATTCATACGCTGGCAGCAAATGAAATTACGACAGGTTATGAAGATAATACTTACAAACCAAGTCAAGAAGTATCACGCGTGCACTTCAGCTTATTCTTATACCGCACAATAACACAAAATAAATAA
- a CDS encoding nuclease-related domain-containing protein, translating into MYKTEKIVYLEALVSRLQADDEEFTAYQEAYYRVQAGIAGELKMQRTLADYHFIDPYKIFYNFECINEKGFSHQIDALIITTRFLLVVEVKQISGTLFYKPSFHEFARQTDEGIIENFPNPFDQAYRHQLYISYLLSNWGIQLPVLYIVVNANIRTKLDSSLNGSPIIHLSGLPKFLEKLYKNNVETTVNLTDLERKLMAIACRLPISKKVERDRIRNGVLCKKCEFQHVMYYHHGLWICPQCGVKNKEAIFWALHHYRVLIGDRITNRELRKFVGIDCKAVASKLLKRLNFEQFGKGRGVYYLIPEDVLERSIE; encoded by the coding sequence TTGTACAAGACTGAAAAAATTGTCTATTTGGAAGCTCTTGTTTCTAGATTACAAGCTGATGATGAAGAATTTACCGCTTATCAAGAGGCTTACTATCGCGTCCAAGCTGGAATCGCAGGCGAATTAAAAATGCAGAGAACATTAGCAGATTATCATTTTATTGATCCCTATAAAATTTTTTATAACTTTGAGTGTATAAATGAAAAGGGTTTTTCTCATCAAATCGATGCCCTGATAATTACAACAAGATTTCTTCTCGTTGTCGAGGTTAAACAAATTTCCGGTACGTTATTTTATAAACCATCCTTTCATGAATTTGCTCGTCAAACTGATGAAGGGATTATAGAAAATTTTCCAAATCCGTTCGATCAAGCTTATCGTCACCAATTATATATATCGTATTTATTATCTAACTGGGGAATCCAGTTGCCCGTTCTGTATATTGTGGTCAATGCTAATATAAGAACAAAGTTGGATTCTTCCTTAAACGGTTCTCCGATTATTCATTTAAGCGGCTTACCAAAGTTTTTGGAAAAATTATATAAAAACAATGTTGAAACGACAGTTAATCTGACCGATTTGGAAAGAAAATTAATGGCTATCGCATGCCGGCTTCCTATAAGCAAGAAAGTGGAAAGAGATCGTATACGAAATGGCGTTCTTTGCAAAAAGTGTGAATTTCAGCATGTCATGTATTATCATCACGGATTGTGGATTTGTCCACAATGTGGCGTGAAAAATAAAGAAGCAATTTTTTGGGCTTTGCACCACTACCGTGTATTAATAGGTGATCGCATTACAAATCGAGAATTGAGGAAATTCGTCGGAATCGACTGTAAAGCAGTTGCTTCCAAACTATTGAAGCGCTTGAACTTTGAGCAATTTGGTAAGGGTCGAGGTGTATATTACTTAATTCCTGAAGATGTTTTAGAACGGAGTATTGAATAG
- a CDS encoding polysaccharide pyruvyl transferase family protein, with translation MKIGIVGNYGNDNNGDEAILLSIIRQLQKVFQIDTKNITVFSNNPKQTAERYTVQSYPLYYKNGNAVKTFMKTYKENSNVVKNLDFVVIGGGGILMDLYKREAPLYGSYAMMAKNNNVPYVVYGCGAGPLNTGLGKWFIRYMAKHAQNISVRDPQSEQLLKTIGVKRDVHVIGDPAFSLEVERSNYSDKPKSVGVTAVPYYNTSYWPTGDEAKYKNYIDGMAKNLDRLIEEHNVDVTFFATKYPQDADVTKDIQAKMKHPENTKIIDENLPPQRILQITSTFDVLIGTRLHSLILATDAKTPIIGVSYHVKVNDFLQMAGLGNYSLPIDSLHETDEKFAMLFNDMAVDWDGAQNLAARTNASFKEKSALGEQLLKEGAKK, from the coding sequence ATGAAAATAGGCATTGTAGGAAATTACGGAAATGATAATAACGGAGACGAGGCAATTTTATTAAGTATTATTCGCCAGCTTCAGAAGGTATTTCAAATAGACACAAAAAATATTACTGTATTTAGTAATAATCCAAAACAAACAGCGGAACGTTATACTGTCCAAAGTTACCCTTTATACTACAAAAACGGCAATGCCGTGAAAACGTTCATGAAGACGTACAAAGAGAATTCCAATGTCGTGAAAAACCTTGATTTTGTCGTAATCGGCGGCGGCGGTATTCTAATGGATCTCTATAAACGTGAAGCACCGCTATATGGTTCTTATGCGATGATGGCAAAAAATAATAATGTACCATATGTTGTATACGGCTGTGGTGCCGGTCCGCTCAACACAGGTTTAGGGAAATGGTTTATCCGCTATATGGCCAAGCATGCACAAAACATCTCAGTGCGTGACCCGCAATCAGAACAGCTGCTTAAAACAATCGGTGTAAAACGTGATGTTCATGTTATTGGAGACCCGGCATTCAGTTTAGAAGTAGAACGTTCAAATTATAGTGATAAACCAAAATCGGTTGGGGTGACAGCAGTACCATACTATAATACTTCATACTGGCCAACAGGCGATGAGGCAAAGTACAAAAACTATATTGATGGCATGGCAAAAAATCTGGACCGTTTAATTGAAGAGCATAATGTCGATGTTACATTTTTTGCAACTAAATATCCGCAAGATGCTGATGTGACAAAGGATATTCAAGCTAAAATGAAGCATCCGGAAAATACAAAAATTATTGATGAAAACTTGCCGCCGCAGCGTATTTTACAAATTACGTCCACATTTGACGTGCTGATCGGTACAAGACTTCACTCATTAATATTGGCAACAGATGCAAAAACACCGATTATCGGTGTGTCTTATCATGTGAAGGTAAATGACTTTTTACAGATGGCAGGGCTTGGAAACTATTCATTACCGATTGATTCTCTTCATGAAACAGACGAGAAGTTTGCAATGCTCTTTAACGATATGGCAGTAGATTGGGACGGTGCACAAAACCTAGCGGCTCGTACAAATGCGTCATTTAAAGAAAAATCAGCATTAGGGGAGCAGCTTTTAAAAGAAGGTGCGAAAAAGTAA
- a CDS encoding glycosyltransferase, giving the protein MKKVFVISNMYPSKEHLAYGIFVKNQVEQLEREGIETVLAVNTNPATGKKNVIAKYLKWAQQFMRVFRANKRNISLTHSHYVFPSGIFSYYLKKRHNIPYIVTAHGGDINKMAKKGGQIREFTEKILQSADHVIAVGEELAATIETTFHVKNDKISVMSMGIDRTVFKGAEDKKQSAKELGMDPDKTNFLFVGNIIREKGVTELVRAFNKVTETLPEQAALYCVGSTKDSNFTSKVKELANGNTAIHFIEPMPQHELARYFQAADVFVLPSYIEGLGLVALEAMSCGTPVIASDVGGLHYMLVDGAGVLVPPKDEILLQLAIENAVKDGIAVNEERVAELLHTHDAENIIARLKELYTTYAK; this is encoded by the coding sequence ATGAAAAAAGTATTCGTCATTAGCAATATGTATCCTTCAAAGGAACATTTAGCTTACGGCATTTTCGTGAAAAATCAGGTAGAGCAACTGGAACGAGAAGGAATCGAAACAGTGCTTGCGGTAAATACCAATCCTGCAACAGGTAAAAAAAATGTTATTGCGAAATATTTAAAATGGGCGCAACAGTTTATGCGTGTATTCCGTGCAAATAAGCGTAATATTTCACTGACGCATAGCCATTACGTATTTCCAAGCGGGATTTTCAGCTACTATTTAAAAAAGCGTCATAATATCCCGTATATCGTGACAGCACATGGTGGCGATATTAATAAAATGGCCAAAAAAGGCGGGCAAATCCGGGAGTTTACGGAGAAAATTTTACAGTCTGCAGATCATGTCATTGCTGTTGGGGAAGAGCTTGCCGCAACAATTGAAACAACTTTCCATGTCAAAAATGATAAAATTTCCGTAATGAGCATGGGAATTGATCGTACAGTTTTCAAAGGCGCGGAAGATAAAAAACAAAGTGCAAAAGAGTTAGGTATGGATCCTGATAAGACAAACTTTTTATTCGTAGGCAATATTATACGGGAAAAAGGTGTTACAGAACTTGTGCGTGCATTCAATAAAGTAACGGAAACGCTTCCGGAGCAAGCCGCTCTTTATTGTGTCGGTTCGACAAAAGACAGTAATTTTACTAGTAAAGTAAAAGAGCTGGCTAATGGCAATACAGCCATTCACTTTATCGAGCCAATGCCGCAGCATGAGTTGGCACGTTATTTCCAGGCGGCAGATGTTTTCGTACTGCCTTCTTATATTGAAGGATTAGGATTAGTAGCTTTAGAGGCGATGAGCTGCGGCACACCGGTCATTGCATCGGACGTCGGGGGACTGCATTATATGTTGGTGGATGGAGCAGGGGTTTTAGTGCCTCCTAAAGATGAAATTTTACTTCAACTGGCAATTGAAAATGCAGTGAAAGACGGGATTGCAGTGAATGAAGAGCGTGTAGCCGAGCTGCTTCATACTCATGATGCAGAAAATATTATTGCACGTTTAAAAGAGCTCTACACAACATATGCGAAATAA
- the murJ gene encoding murein biosynthesis integral membrane protein MurJ, whose product MKGILKIIGAVAVINILARLVGFARETYIGIEFGTTVYSDSIINAYTIPNFLYLVIGGAFTTAFISIYHKTSSSITEYIQRTFTTIVVSITLIVILFMVLADPILMQFFQVEDQAEYEMLRSLYYWMMPSTIMLVLSTWMSGILNVQGRYHLSAFSVLIYNGSFLIVSVVLSITMGPIGMGIGALVGAICMFLFLVFGVRNVKEMSFKPNFKQAEDQKMLWKVALPIMLGGATAQLYILIQRFFTNMLEAGVPSAMNYATKMSQFPQAILMTAVTTVIFPLLSKKEGEGDTESVKQLYVRGMRLLYLLVLPVSVFFYFQAEGVIRIVFEYKEFDAASTAITAPLLQVFSTTMFFLAANTYITRFYYAKGNSVLPMIFSILTVFGVNIAVVMATIDGMGANAVALGTLISAIVNFLLLVIVLQSKYQLKLLDKNVGQLFKLAIIGLIFVAINWAIAQWIVIDQKWIHIIVTFIVASISYIVLLFAFKMDELQQITSKVKGKISGKK is encoded by the coding sequence TTGAAAGGAATTTTAAAAATAATAGGAGCCGTCGCGGTTATTAATATTTTAGCGCGTCTGGTCGGCTTTGCCCGTGAAACGTATATCGGGATTGAATTTGGTACAACTGTATATTCAGATAGTATTATCAATGCTTATACAATTCCAAACTTTTTATACTTAGTTATCGGCGGAGCGTTTACGACAGCGTTTATATCCATTTACCATAAAACGTCATCAAGCATAACGGAATATATACAGCGAACATTTACAACGATTGTTGTTTCGATTACGCTCATTGTCATTTTGTTTATGGTGTTGGCTGATCCAATATTAATGCAATTTTTCCAAGTGGAGGATCAGGCGGAATATGAAATGCTGCGCTCACTTTACTACTGGATGATGCCATCGACGATTATGCTCGTGCTATCAACTTGGATGAGCGGTATTTTAAATGTCCAGGGCCGTTATCATTTATCGGCATTTTCGGTGCTTATTTATAACGGTTCATTTTTAATCGTATCCGTAGTCTTATCGATCACAATGGGACCGATCGGAATGGGAATCGGGGCATTAGTCGGAGCGATCTGTATGTTCCTGTTCCTTGTATTCGGAGTTCGGAATGTGAAAGAAATGTCCTTCAAGCCGAACTTTAAACAGGCTGAAGATCAGAAAATGCTATGGAAAGTTGCATTGCCGATTATGCTTGGCGGAGCGACTGCACAGCTTTACATTTTAATTCAACGATTCTTCACGAATATGCTGGAAGCCGGTGTTCCGTCGGCGATGAACTATGCGACAAAGATGTCCCAGTTCCCGCAGGCAATTTTAATGACTGCTGTAACGACTGTTATTTTCCCGCTACTCAGCAAAAAAGAAGGGGAAGGGGATACAGAGTCGGTAAAACAGCTTTATGTTCGCGGGATGCGTTTATTATATTTACTCGTATTGCCGGTTTCGGTGTTCTTTTATTTCCAGGCAGAGGGAGTTATCCGCATCGTCTTTGAATATAAAGAATTTGATGCAGCGTCTACAGCGATTACAGCACCATTGCTTCAAGTATTCAGTACGACGATGTTCTTCCTTGCTGCAAACACATACATTACGCGTTTCTACTATGCGAAGGGCAATTCCGTATTACCGATGATCTTCAGTATTTTAACGGTATTCGGTGTGAATATTGCGGTCGTTATGGCAACAATCGATGGGATGGGTGCAAATGCGGTTGCCTTAGGAACGTTGATCAGTGCCATCGTAAACTTCCTGTTGCTTGTCATTGTACTTCAAAGTAAGTATCAGTTGAAACTTTTGGACAAAAACGTTGGGCAGCTGTTTAAGTTGGCCATCATTGGACTAATTTTTGTTGCGATTAACTGGGCGATTGCACAGTGGATTGTAATCGATCAGAAATGGATTCATATAATTGTTACATTTATCGTTGCATCAATTAGCTATATTGTCTTGCTGTTTGCTTTCAAAATGGATGAGCTGCAGCAAATTACAAGTAAGGTAAAAGGAAAGATTTCAGGAAAAAAATAA